A genomic region of Elaeis guineensis isolate ETL-2024a chromosome 9, EG11, whole genome shotgun sequence contains the following coding sequences:
- the LOC105036634 gene encoding WAT1-related protein At5g64700, whose product MDGKKPYMILIFIQLMYTGFYVISKAAFDDGLSSYVFIVYRQAAASILLMPLAIIFERRSAPPLSFLLLLKVFMHAMVGITLSMIMYNIGLIYTSATVGSATSNTIPVITFFLALLLRMETINLKSLSGVAKALGLALCLAGIMTIAFYTGPHLNPLIHYHPLGHKTSSTSHGPAHSKQNWMKGSFIMVTATTTWSFALVVQGILLNEYPSKLLLTTLQCLFSTVQSFFVAMIFERDISRWKIGLDIGLLAILYSGFVVSGVSFYLQTWCINKKGPVFLAMSTPLALIFTIICSSFFLGELIYLGSLLGGVLMVGGLYTVLWGKGKEDMICESMNEDAKNSVEERGATSPCHPV is encoded by the exons ATGGATGGAAAGAAGCCTTATATGATTCTGATCTTCATACAATTGATGTATACCGGGTTTTATGTGATCTCTAAGGCAGCATTTGATGATGGTTTGAGCTCATATGTGTTCATCGTCTACCGGCAAGCAGCTGCCTCCATATTGCTAATGCCACTTGCTATTATTTTTGAAAG GAGAAGTGCTCCACCACTATCATTTCTGCTATTGCTCAAGGTGTTCATGCATGCAATGGTGGG GATTACATTGAGTATGATCATGTATAACATTGGACTTATATACACCTCGGCAACGGTGGGCTCTGCAACATCAAACACAATTCCAGTGATCACCTTCTTCTTAGCCCTACTACTCCG GATGGAAACTATCAACCTGAAAAGCCTCTCAGGAGTGGCCAAGGCCTTGGGTTTAGCACTTTGCTTGGCTGGAATCATGACCATCGCCTTCTACACAGGCCCCCATCTAAATCCCTTGATCCATTATCACCCCTTGGGCCACAAAACAAGCTCCACCAGCCATGGACCTGCCCATTCAAAGCAGAACTGGATGAAAGGATCCTTCATCATGGTCACTGCTACCACAACTTGGTCTTTTGCGCTTGTTGTCCAG GGAATTTTATTAAATGAGTACCCTTCAAAGCTTCTTCTTACGACACTCCAATGCCTTTTCAGCACAGTTCAGTCTTTCTTTGTTGCCATGATATTTGAGAGAGACATATCGAGATGGAAGATAGGCTTAGATATCGGGCTGCTTGCTATCTTATATTCT GGATTTGTTGTTAGTGGTGTTTCCTTCTACTTGCAAACTTGGTGCATCAACAAGAAGGGCCCTGTTTTCCTAGCCATGTCCACCCCATTGGCCCTTATTTTCACCATAATTTGTTCATCATTTTTCTTAGGCGAGCTGATCTATTTGGGAAG TCTCCTAGGTGGAGTTTTGATGGTCGGAGGCCTGTATACTGTTCTGTGGGGAAAAGGCAAGGAGGATATGATATGTGAGTCGATGAACGAAGACGCAAAGAATAGCGTGGAGGAGAGAGGAGCCACATCACCATGTCACCCAGTTTGA
- the LOC140851684 gene encoding WAT1-related protein At5g64700-like, protein MTFLLALVFRMETIKLKSISGIAKIFGVALCLARVLVIAFYEGPSLKSLKHQQLSLLGTNTIDNYTNSKTKWVSGTFLMVLFTTCWSLWIVLQGIFIAGVAFYLQAWCIEKKGPVFMAMSQPLALVFTIIFSLFLPGEVIILGSVLGGILMVGGLYSVLWGKSREMQPTEDLPSPVRPLLLYGSD, encoded by the exons ATGACTTTTTTGTTAGCTCTGGTATTTCG AATGGAAACTATCAAACTAAAGAGCATATCAGGAATTGCAAAAATCTTTGGAGTTGCACTTTGTCTAGCTAGAGTCTTGGTGATTGCCTTCTATGAAGGTCCTAGCCTGAAGTCACTTAAACATCAACAGCTCAGTCTTCTTGGAACTAATACGATAGATAACTACACCAATTCGAAGACCAAATGGGTCTCGGGAACCTTTCTGATGGTTCTTTTtacaacatgttggtcactatggataGTGTTGCag GGAATATTTATTGCTGGCGTCGCATTCTATTTGCAAGCCTGGTGCATCGAGAAGAAAGGACCGGTCTTCATGGCAATGTCCCAGCCACTGGCTCTcgttttcaccatcattttctcCTTATTTCTTCCCGGTGAAGTGATCATATTGGGAAG TGTCCTAGGGGGAATTTTGATGGTTGGAGGCCTTTACAGCGTTCTATGGGGAAAGAGCAGAGAGATGCAACCAACTGAAGACTTGCCATCACCAGTCCGTCCACTTCTTTTATATGGCTCTGATTAA